Proteins from one Bombus affinis isolate iyBomAffi1 chromosome 1, iyBomAffi1.2, whole genome shotgun sequence genomic window:
- the LOC126922316 gene encoding uncharacterized protein LOC126922316 has protein sequence MQPITTMTKNEGNRSPTNNATYSARVCLSSGMNCMVGDTMFHRISNIGRNVNQGNTCPVNNYSIVASRGELARNNYAVRETSSAQCIVVKRNKTAVNVGSETRPKLRDDLLKEQSSGKQLTKDIAGSTDFGKSQRPIRKSFSVPDYLREGFPATRQIDRRGTEESILKRSSTFLSNLAHSANKFRERKLSGNYPEERTLCPNNHCTEKSCSAKHPTLRGYFSILSRVANDLDPFEHSSAVQTLPVERRKKGGARVKKSVSFSSDTSFEEKREPYKRAAIHEAKVYHKGVLQDRSVAEANIVRKVPSSWEVTSEGASALLRAARDADDAALDEIAVHVRKFGFGDMDVNMTDSSGRTAISYMAGNGAATMLELALSYERVDPNTPDNEGNTPLHFAAQAGQTECLNILLQRCPDIEVDARNASGFTPLMKAALQGRTKCAKILLFAGANPTLRDQGRGLRAEQWARFCGRYVCAEVIERFARHRLLERSTSCRWGSEPELAAKVLQGKVMPIPTAPLSPPSSGFKSKIRKVFRTTSGPDRSFSLVSQLTSAALCASSPALPKSSQVPPVVKSLLRPLSVPQLRVTLVSPQDILEQSKDKYGPNFTEKIENIVGKPSRSKNKNK, from the exons ATGCAGCCTATAACGACGATGACAAAGAACGAAGGAAACAGATCGCCAACGAACAACGCGACTTACTCTGCAAGAGTCTGCCTATCCAGTGGAATGAATTGCATGGTCGGAGACACTATGTTTCATCGTATATCCAATATAGGACGGAACGTCAATCAG GGCAATACCTGTCCTGTGAACAACTACAGCATCGTCGCATCTAGAGGAGAGCTCGCTCGAAATAACTATGCGGTGAGAGAGACATCGTCGGCGCAGTGCATCGTTGTCAAGAGGAACAAGACGGCCGTGAATGTGGGTAGCGAAACTCGCCCCAAACTTCGGGACGACTTGCTCAAAGAACAGTCCTCGGGCAAACAGTTGACCAAGGATATCGCAGGATCCACGGACTTTGGCAAGTCTCAGCGGCCTATTCGCAAATCCTTTTCCGTTCCGGACTATCTCAGAGAAG GTTTTCCAGCGACGCGGCAAATTGATCGGAGGGGAACCGAGGAGAGCATTTTGAAAAGATCTTCCACTTTCCTGTCGAATCTCGCCCATTCTGCGAATAAATTTAGAGAGAGAAAGCTAAGCGGAAACTATCCCGAAGAGCGCACACTTTGTCCAAATAATCATTGCACCGAGAAAAGCTGTTCGGCCAAGCATCCAACTCTGAGGGGATACTTTTCGATTTTAAGTAGAGTCGCCAACGATCTCGATCCTTTCGAACATTCGTCAGCAGTTCAAACGTTGCCGGTGGAACGGAGGAAGAAAGGCGGCGCGCGCGTCAAGAAATCGGTGTCCTTCAGTTCGGATACGAGTTTCGAAGAGAAACGCGAACCTTACAAAAGAGCCGCCATACACGAGGCTAAGGTCTATCACAAGGGTGTTCTGCAAG ATCGTAGCGTGGCCGAGGCGAACATCGTCAGAAAAGTGCCGTCCTCGTGGGAAGTAACGTCCGAGGGCGCATCCGCCCTTCTCAGGGCAGCCAGAGATGCCGACGACGCAGCCCTCGATGAAATCGCTGTCCATGTACGAAAATTTGGATTCGGTGACATGGACGTCAATATGACTGATAGCAGCGGCAGG ACTGCCATCAGCTACATGGCGGGAAACGGTGCCGCGACGATGTTGGAGCTAGCTCTGTCGTACGAAAGGGTGGATCCGAATACTCCGGACAACGAGGGCAACACGCCTCTACATTTTGCCGCGCAGGCCG GGCAAACGGAATGTTTGAACATACTGCTGCAGAGGTGTCCGGACATCGAAGTGGACGCGAGAAACGCATCGGGCTTTACCCCGTTGATGAAGGCAGCGCTTCAAGGAAGAACCAAATGCGCCAAAATTCTCTTATTCGCCG GTGCGAATCCGACATTGAGAGACCAAGGGAGAGGATTGAGAGCGGAACAGTGGGCCAGATTTTGTGGAAGGTACGTGTGCGCCGAAGTAATCGAGAGGTTCGCGAGACATCGGCTCCTGGAGAGGTCAACTTCTTGTCGGTGGGGTAGTGAACCCGAACTGGCAGCGAAAGTACTCCAAGGGAAG GTGATGCCCATTCCGACCGCACCCCTGTCGCCACCATCGTCGGGATTCAAGTCGAAGATAAGAAAAGTTTTCCGCACGACATCCGGCCCAGACCGAAGTTTTTCGTTGGTCTCGCAATTAACTAGCGCCGCCCTTTGCGCAAGTAGTCCAGCTCTACCAAAATCCAGCCAAGTTCCACCTGTGGTTAAAAGTCTCCTTCGACCTTTAAGCGTTCCACAGTTAAG GGTGACCCTAGTTTCGCCGCAAGATATTCTTGAACAATCAAAGGACAAGTATGGGCCCAATTTTACAGAAAAGATCGAGAATATAGTAGGAAAGCCTTCGCGATCGAAGAACAAAAACAAATAG
- the LOC126922535 gene encoding dnaJ homolog subfamily C member 22: MQGIKMDLKNGGHLEEKNKKLKKEEKSVFWTYVLWMFGGLVGAHHIYLERDAQAFVYFSTLGGYVGLGWLRDIYKIPSYVQDANDHPNFLNDFKQKVRNNRKPPFSTVRFATENAVAYFWAEIFRNAIPEDEVFGINFRHLLILTPLVIALGVWIVGNIGREQGSIWIALCSAYLLYPTLSYIGDDSMWIFLMVVAASLGFDTFSKQWRLKPRKKRHLVQRIFYLGIAVAIYVSLLGSFLYFNAVVTDSEGEEIKLSEAIQHFLTSPIWVDLKASLEATWNQAVHQGFWATWAQLIDLTDPRGEINAYKILGLSQTATQTEVTSRWRALSRDNHPDKIKGTDKERRQAQEKFMEIQQAYEILSKAKNRRQRRNRKSE, translated from the exons ATGCAAGGAATAAAAATGGATCTGAAGAATGGTGGACACTTagaggaaaaaaataaaaaattaaagaaagaagagaagtcGGTATTTTGGACGTACGTGCTGTGGATGTTTGGTGGTTTAGTTGGTGCGCATCACATATACCTAGAACGAGACGCGCAGGCTTTCGTATATTTTAGCACTTTGGGAGGATATGTTGGTCTCGGATGGCTTCGGGATATCTATAAGATTCCCTCGTATGTCCAAGATGCAAATGATCATCCGAACTTTCTGAATGATTTTAAGCAGAAAGTTCGAAACAATCGCAAG CCGCCATTCTCAACGGTGCGATTCGCTACCGAAAATGCGGTTGCATATTTTTGGGCGGAAATATTTCGCAATGCGATTCCAGAGGACGAAGTGTTTGGAATAAATTTTAGGCATTTACTAATTCTGACACCATTGGTCATTGCTTTAG GTGTATGGATAGTAGGGAATATAGGCAGGGAACAGGGTTCCATATGGATTGCCCTTTGTTCTGcatatttattatatccaaCGCTATCCTATATCGGAGACGACAGCATGTGGATATTTTTGATGGTCGTTGCTGCTAGCTTAGGCTTCGATACGTTCAGCAAGCAATGGAGATTAAAGCCAAGAAAGAAAAGGCACCTTGTTCAAAGGATCTTTTATCTCGGTATAGCTGTCGCAATTTACGTGTCTTTACTAGGATCGTTCTTATACTTTAATGCCGTTGTCACCGACAGCGAGGGTGAAGAGATTAAACTATCGGAAGCTATCCAACACTTCTTAACGTCTCCTATATGGGTCGATCTTAAG GCCAGTCTTGAAGCAACCTGGAATCAGGCGGTACATCAAGGCTTTTGGGCAACATGGGCACAGCTGATAGATCTCACAGATCCTCGGGGAGAAATAAACGCCTACAAG ATTTTAGGCCTTTCCCAAACGGCTACGCAAACAGAGGTAACGTCTCGTTGGAGAGCTCTCTCGAGGGACAATCATCCCGACAAGATAAAGGGCACTGACAAGGAAAGGAGACAAGCTCAAGAGAAATTTATGGAAATACAGCAAGCgtatgaaattctttcaaaagcTAAGAATCGCAGACAACGTCGAAATAGAAAATCCGAATGA